One window of the Triticum dicoccoides isolate Atlit2015 ecotype Zavitan chromosome 3B, WEW_v2.0, whole genome shotgun sequence genome contains the following:
- the LOC119282357 gene encoding uncharacterized protein LOC119282357 isoform X2, which translates to MQFPLHNPHIQAGAMFSSRSSRLQYRRTRLIKDEDIINHLLRIRGRKFIMQFVIPRKIAGFCDQWKILCKKAARDRVERLISSLWETARRPPLLIWPEPG; encoded by the exons ATGCAATTTCCACTCCACAACCCACATATTCAG GCAGGGGCAATGTTTTCTTCTCGTAGCAGCAGGCTGCAGTACAGACGTACAAGACTAA TTAAGGATGAGGACATCATCAATCATCTTCTAAGGATCAGGGGTCGCAAATTTATCATGCAATTT GTGATTCCGAGGAAAATTGCAGGCTTCTGCGATCAATGGAAGATCCTGTGCAAAAAGGCTGCAAGAGATCGCGTGGAAAGACTCATCTCTTCACTCTGGGAGACGGCCAGACGTCCTCCGCTGCTGATCTGGCCAGAGCcaggttga
- the LOC119282357 gene encoding uncharacterized protein LOC119282357 isoform X1, which yields MQFPLHNPHIQAGAMFSSRSSRLQYRRTRLSDSEENCRLLRSMEDPVQKGCKRSRGKTHLFTLGDGQTSSAADLARARLRKKKMWMQYLMKKKVEGWSGVFSGVLLEG from the exons ATGCAATTTCCACTCCACAACCCACATATTCAG GCAGGGGCAATGTTTTCTTCTCGTAGCAGCAGGCTGCAGTACAGACGTACAAGACTAA GTGATTCCGAGGAAAATTGCAGGCTTCTGCGATCAATGGAAGATCCTGTGCAAAAAGGCTGCAAGAGATCGCGTGGAAAGACTCATCTCTTCACTCTGGGAGACGGCCAGACGTCCTCCGCTGCTGATCTGGCCAGAGCcaggttgaggaagaagaagatgtggaTGCAATACTTGATGAAGAAGAAGGTAGAAGGATGGTCTGGCGTGTTCAGCGGTGTATTGCTGGAAGGGTGA
- the LOC119280102 gene encoding uncharacterized protein LOC119280102: MSSSTTHRTSIWPSATAVASSTTTTSCSSTDPAETASSSSYFLPELIPLVASRLTTLQDFFALRATCRTYRALLPLSPSNLASQAPLLLVPHKVSSSEALFHIPLRRILRFRPPRTALAQHDPSNAEFDSFGCRVAIEDSDAMGSHRELHICHLLTGERVRLPDALKYYYKGIIFAGDLILSFNRYHYHNTVHYCRIGDNHCLEVRCDEGYRFRDLIFVKGTLYALIYPNHCPAVIELDNNSVVLLFLGGEPSAEIVQNCSMLRLAECRGELLLVTAVSYPVGYHVFQWQSDNRKWVRTTALGGCSLFFNILQFAGCLGPDHPAVRGNCLYIIKSNGQCIKYSLVDGSSHELVADYPARPRAWNLLYENF, translated from the exons ATGTCTTCGTCAACGACGCACCGGACGAGCATCTGGCCGTCGGCCACCGCCGTCGCCTCCAGCACCACGACCACCTCCTGTTCCTCCACAGATCCGGCAGAAACCGCCTCGTCCTCATCGTACTTCCTACCGGAGCTGATCCCACTGGTCGCGAGCCGACTGACGACCCTACAGGATTTCTTCGCCCTCCGCGCCACCTGCCGCACCTACCGGGCTCTCCTCCCGCTGTCGCCGTCCAACCTCGCCTCCCAGGCTCCGCTCCTCCTCGTCCCGCACAAGGTATCTTCCTCGGAAGCCCTCTTCCACATCCCACTTCGCCGCATCCTCCGCTTCCGGCCCCCCCGCACCGCCCTAGCTCAACATGACCCCAGCAATGCCGAATTTGATTCTTTCGGTTGCCGTGTCGCCATCGAGGACAGCGATGCCATGGGCAGCCACCGCGAGCTCCACATCTGCCACCTCCTCACAGGCGAGCGAGTCCGCCTGCCCGATGCTCTGAAATACTACTACAAAGGAATCATCTTTGCCGGCGACCTCATTCTCAGCTTTAATCGATACCATTACCACAACACCGTCCACTACTGCCGCATTGGGGACAACCACTGTCTAGAGGTGCGGTGCGACGAAGGCTACAGGTTTCGTGACCTGATTTTCGTGAAAGGCACCCTGTACGCATTGATCTATCCAAATCACTGCCCCGCTGTCATCGAGCTTGACAACAATTCCGTGGTATTGTTGTTTCTTGGAGGTGAACCGAGTGCAGAAATAGTTCAAAATTGTTCGATGTTGAGACTAGCAGAGTGCCGTGGTGAGCTATTGCTCGTTACTGCTGTGAGTTACCCGGTGGGGTACCATGTTTTCCAGTGGCAATCTGATAATAGGAAGTGGGTGAGGACTACCGCCCTTGGTGGCTGTAGCTTGTTCTTTAATATTCTCCAGTTTGCAGGTTGCCTTGGTCCGGATCATCCCGCAGTTCGAGGGAATTGCTTGTACATCATTAAGTCCAATGGGCAGTGTATCAAGTATTCTCTGGTTGATGGATCTTCTCATGAACTCGTTGCCGACTACCCAGCACGACCACGGGCTTGG AATTTGCTTTATGAAAACTTCTGA